The Triticum dicoccoides isolate Atlit2015 ecotype Zavitan chromosome 6A, WEW_v2.0, whole genome shotgun sequence genome has a window encoding:
- the LOC119314735 gene encoding uncharacterized protein LOC119314735, protein MAKPHGGAVHTPRPRSSSGAKAVTATTPANRSSVGSSSSAPPARDLAKEAGKLLTYDDDDAASAAQQQPDPALPEGLAVADLAPPLDLPDPDDDASSSTVVSVPPHDAIPAPALTQVARPADPDATATVLTEMELVLAELRGARGLSARSRCLLTALAEAAADELDPLRTRRAAFWRKLRVGVLAATVFSVAAMDAVLLAALLGGPRGSGSHALPPT, encoded by the exons ATGGCCAAGCCTCACGGCGGCGCCGTCCACACCCCGCGCCCCCGCTCCTCCTCCGGCGCCAAGGCCGTCACCGCCACCACCCCCGCCAACCGCAGCTCCGTGGGCTCCTCCTCGTCCGCGCCCCCCGCCCGCGACCTCGCCAAG GAGGCCGGCAAGCTCCTCAcctacgacgacgacgacgccgcctccgccgcgcagCAGCAGCCGGACCCCGCGCTGCCCGAGGGCCTCGCCGTCGCCGACCTCGCGCCGCCGCTCGACCTCCCCGACCCCGACGACGAcgcctcctcctccaccgtcgTCTCCGTCCCTCCCCACGACGCGATCCCCGCCCCCGCCCTCACCCAG GTCGCACGTCCCGCCGACCCCGACGCCACCGCCACCGTCCTCACGGAGATGGAGCTGGTCCTGGCGGAGCTGCGGGGTGCCCGGGGCCTGAGCGCGCGCTCGAGATGCCTCCTGACCGCGCTCGCcgaggccgccgccgacgagctcgacCCCCTCCGCACGCGCCGCGCGGCCTTCTGGAGGAAGCTGCGCGTCGGGGTCCTCGCCGCGACGGTCTTCTCCGTGGCCGCCATGGACGCCGTCCTCCTCGCCGCGCTCCTGGGCGGCCCCCGCGGCAGCGGCAGCCACGCGCTGCCCCCCACCTGA
- the LOC119318593 gene encoding protein BTR1-like isoform X2: MVSGLFDEVVKAMELVLEKLLSEGEESNEAEARPKFRLVVPNSSCGGIIGKGGATIKSFIEDSHAGIKISPQDNNFVGLHDRLVTITGPLNSQMRAIHLILSKLSEDVHYPPNLSSPFPYAGLGFPSYPAAVPVGYMIPQVPYNNAVNYGPNGYAGGGGGGGGGGGRYQNNKPGTPVRSPANNDAQESHTIGVADEHIGAVVGRAGRNITEIIQASGARIKISDRGDFIAGTSDRKVTITGTSEAIQAAEAMIMQRVTASQER, encoded by the exons ATGGTCTCTGGACTGTTTGACGAAGTAGTTAAGGCCATGGAGTTGGTTCTTGAGAAACTCTTATCTGAG GGGGAAGAATCTAATGAAGCTGAAGCCAGGCCTAAATTTAGACTTGTAGTTCCTAACAGCTCATGTGGTGGAATTATTGGTAAAGGAGGAGCAACAATCAA GTCATTCATTGAAGATTCACATGCTGGAATCAAAATTTCACCGCAGGACAACAACTTTGTTGGTTTGCATGATAGGCTTGTTACTATCACAGGACCCTTAAACAGTCAGATGCGAGCCATACATTTGATATTAAGCAAGTTGTCTGAGGATGTTCACTACCCACCCAATTTGAGTTCCCCATTTCCATATGCAG GCCTTGGTTTCCCTAGTTACCCTGCCGCTGTTCCTGTTGGCTATATGATTCCACAGGTGCCATATAATAATGCTGTGAACTATGGACCTAATGGGtatgctggtggtggtggtggtggtggtggtggtggtggaaggtaCCAAAACAACAAG CCTGGTACACCTGTTAGATCACCTGCTAATAATGATGCCCAAGAATCACACACCATAGGTGTTGCTGACGAACACATCGGTGCAGTTGTAGGGCGTGCAGGAAGGAACATAACAGAGATCATTCAG GCTAGTGGTGCCAGGATTAAGATATCAGATAGGGGCGATTTCATAGCTGGCACATCTGACAG GAAAGTGACGATAACCGGAACATCAGAGGCCATCCAGGCGGCCGAGGCGATGATCATGCAGAGGGTGACAGCCAGTCAGGAGAGGTGA
- the LOC119318593 gene encoding protein BTR1-like isoform X1, which produces MEALDDKEKPTHLRFLVSNTAAGCIIGKGGSTINDFQSQSGARIQLSRSHEFFPGTNDRIIMVSGLFDEVVKAMELVLEKLLSEGEESNEAEARPKFRLVVPNSSCGGIIGKGGATIKSFIEDSHAGIKISPQDNNFVGLHDRLVTITGPLNSQMRAIHLILSKLSEDVHYPPNLSSPFPYAGLGFPSYPAAVPVGYMIPQVPYNNAVNYGPNGYAGGGGGGGGGGGRYQNNKPGTPVRSPANNDAQESHTIGVADEHIGAVVGRAGRNITEIIQASGARIKISDRGDFIAGTSDRKVTITGTSEAIQAAEAMIMQRVTASQER; this is translated from the exons ATGGAAGCCCTGG ATGACAAGGAGAAGCCAACGCATTTGAGGTTTCTGGTGTCTAATACAGCAGCAGGATGTATTATTGGCAAGGGTGGTTCAACTATTAATGACTTCCAATCTCAGTCTGGGGCTCGTATTCAATTATCGCGCAGCCATGAGTTTTTCCCTGGTACAAATGACAGAATCATCATGGTCTCTGGACTGTTTGACGAAGTAGTTAAGGCCATGGAGTTGGTTCTTGAGAAACTCTTATCTGAG GGGGAAGAATCTAATGAAGCTGAAGCCAGGCCTAAATTTAGACTTGTAGTTCCTAACAGCTCATGTGGTGGAATTATTGGTAAAGGAGGAGCAACAATCAA GTCATTCATTGAAGATTCACATGCTGGAATCAAAATTTCACCGCAGGACAACAACTTTGTTGGTTTGCATGATAGGCTTGTTACTATCACAGGACCCTTAAACAGTCAGATGCGAGCCATACATTTGATATTAAGCAAGTTGTCTGAGGATGTTCACTACCCACCCAATTTGAGTTCCCCATTTCCATATGCAG GCCTTGGTTTCCCTAGTTACCCTGCCGCTGTTCCTGTTGGCTATATGATTCCACAGGTGCCATATAATAATGCTGTGAACTATGGACCTAATGGGtatgctggtggtggtggtggtggtggtggtggtggtggaaggtaCCAAAACAACAAG CCTGGTACACCTGTTAGATCACCTGCTAATAATGATGCCCAAGAATCACACACCATAGGTGTTGCTGACGAACACATCGGTGCAGTTGTAGGGCGTGCAGGAAGGAACATAACAGAGATCATTCAG GCTAGTGGTGCCAGGATTAAGATATCAGATAGGGGCGATTTCATAGCTGGCACATCTGACAG GAAAGTGACGATAACCGGAACATCAGAGGCCATCCAGGCGGCCGAGGCGATGATCATGCAGAGGGTGACAGCCAGTCAGGAGAGGTGA